The window ATAAACCAAACCTTAAAGCGCATGATACTGGTGAATAAAACTTTATTAATATTGGCAATTGGTTTTTTTACAACTTTTTGGGCCAATTTTTCTGAACCTAAGTTATTTGTAGTTGGAGATAGCATTTCTATGCAATATGGTCCATATTTGGAACAATACTTGGAGGGAGTTTATGCTTATGATAGAAAAAGAGAAGAGCCTTCAAATCCTGAAAGTACTGAAAAACCTAAATACGCCAATGGGGGTGATTCTGATAGGGTTTTGGCCTATCTGCAAAACAAACTTAAAGCTCCGGATTTTCGGCCTGATGTATTGTTAATCAACTGCGGTCTTCATGACATTAAGACTGATGCGCAATCCGGAAAAAAGCAGGTAGGTTTAGAAGCTTACAAACAAAACCTTGAACAAATTTATGATTTGGTGGCTAAAAAAGGAATAAAAATGGTTTGGGTGAGAACCACTCCGGTAGACGATACTATGCACAATTCCAAACAGCAAACGTTCTATAGGTATGCTGCCGATGTGGCAAAGTACAATGAGGTTGCCGATGAAATATTTAAATCTCGGAATGTTCCGATTATAGACCTGCATCAATTTACTTTAAATCTTGGGGATAACCTTTTTAAAGATCATGTTCATTTTGGAGAGGAGACCAGAGCCAAGCAAGGAGCTTTTATTGCTGGGTTTTTGAGTAACCTATCTCTTGTAGACAATTAAGAATTTGATACAACTATCGGTTGGCTGATTCCAAAATTCACAAAATTATAAATAAATCATAGATTCTTCTTTTAAAGTTGATCTATGATAGAGATTTTGTTTTATCAGAAGGTTTAAAGGAAAATATAACTTTGACGAATGTCAAAACTGAATAATCAACAAACTATTAATATAAAAATTAATAATAATTATGGAAAATTATAAGTT of the Cyclobacterium marinum DSM 745 genome contains:
- a CDS encoding SGNH/GDSL hydrolase family protein — its product is MILVNKTLLILAIGFFTTFWANFSEPKLFVVGDSISMQYGPYLEQYLEGVYAYDRKREEPSNPESTEKPKYANGGDSDRVLAYLQNKLKAPDFRPDVLLINCGLHDIKTDAQSGKKQVGLEAYKQNLEQIYDLVAKKGIKMVWVRTTPVDDTMHNSKQQTFYRYAADVAKYNEVADEIFKSRNVPIIDLHQFTLNLGDNLFKDHVHFGEETRAKQGAFIAGFLSNLSLVDN